The following are encoded in a window of Caldicellulosiruptoraceae bacterium PP1 genomic DNA:
- the trpS gene encoding tryptophan--tRNA ligase, which translates to MNRVLSGTRPTGILHLGNYFGAIENWVKLQEQYECFFFIADWHALTTGYETSKENLSRFSKEALIDIIACGLDPNKSTIFIQSKVSEHAELHLLFSMLTPLSWLYRCPTYKDQMQQLKEKNIATYGFLGYPCLQAADILIYKAQYVPVGEDQLPHLELTREIARRFNFLYGETFPEPQPILSEVKILTGTDGRKMSKSYGNTIALSEDLNSIRQKVMMMITDPARIKKNDPGHPEVCTVFSYHKVFSKEIVNETEELCQKGQIGCVECKKRLFENLAKFLEPIQAKRRQIESDPNFLAGVIEEGTKKAKIVANETLQEAKNKVGLI; encoded by the coding sequence TTGAACAGAGTATTATCAGGCACAAGACCAACAGGAATATTACATTTAGGAAACTATTTTGGTGCAATTGAGAATTGGGTAAAACTTCAAGAACAATATGAATGTTTCTTTTTTATAGCTGATTGGCATGCTTTAACAACAGGTTATGAAACATCAAAAGAAAATTTAAGTAGATTTTCAAAAGAAGCTTTAATTGATATAATTGCTTGTGGTTTAGATCCAAATAAATCAACAATTTTTATTCAATCAAAGGTTTCAGAACATGCTGAGTTGCATTTATTGTTTTCTATGCTAACTCCATTATCTTGGCTTTATAGATGTCCAACTTATAAGGACCAAATGCAGCAACTTAAAGAAAAAAACATTGCAACTTATGGATTTTTAGGTTATCCATGCTTGCAAGCGGCTGATATTTTAATTTATAAAGCACAATATGTTCCTGTTGGAGAAGACCAGTTACCACATTTAGAGCTTACACGAGAGATAGCAAGAAGGTTTAACTTTTTATATGGTGAAACATTCCCAGAACCACAACCAATATTAAGTGAAGTTAAAATACTTACAGGAACAGATGGTAGAAAAATGAGTAAAAGCTATGGGAATACTATTGCTTTAAGCGAAGACTTAAATAGCATTAGACAAAAAGTTATGATGATGATAACAGATCCAGCAAGAATAAAGAAGAATGACCCTGGACATCCAGAAGTTTGTACAGTATTTTCATATCATAAAGTTTTTAGTAAAGAGATAGTAAATGAAACTGAAGAATTATGTCAAAAAGGACAAATTGGGTGTGTTGAATGTAAAAAGAGATTATTTGAAAATTTAGCAAAATTCTTAGAACCAATACAAGCAAAGAGAAGACAAATAGAAAGCGATCCAAATTTCTTAGCTGGTGTAATTGAAGAAGGAACAAAAAAAGCTAAAATTGTTGCAAATGAAACATTACAAGAAGCTAAGAACAAGGTAGGATTGATATGA
- a CDS encoding ScpA family protein, translated as MNFNVKLPNFEGPLDLLIYLIKKEKINIYDIPISTITDQYIEYINQMENINIDSISEFLIMASTLLEIKSKMLLPKKEELEEDPREDLVERILEYQKLKSFINKFKKNYTYNDIYFRNFTLQLEKNNDIKLDINKLFQVYRNIKRDAIVDSQDNQESLKTIIKKEKRSVSQVIKWIWEKILIKGFMDFKNIIVEFTKEEIVLKFLAILELNRQGKILIRQEKLFDNIKIIKR; from the coding sequence ATGAATTTTAATGTTAAACTTCCTAACTTTGAAGGGCCTCTTGATTTATTAATATATCTCATTAAAAAAGAAAAAATAAATATCTATGATATACCAATATCTACTATTACCGACCAGTATATTGAATATATTAACCAAATGGAAAACATCAATATAGATTCAATTTCAGAATTTTTAATTATGGCTTCAACACTTTTAGAAATAAAATCAAAAATGCTTCTTCCAAAAAAAGAAGAACTTGAAGAAGACCCACGAGAAGACCTTGTTGAAAGAATACTTGAATATCAGAAACTTAAAAGTTTTATTAATAAATTTAAGAAAAATTATACTTATAATGATATATATTTTCGTAATTTTACTTTGCAACTTGAAAAGAATAATGATATTAAACTTGATATTAATAAACTATTTCAAGTGTATAGAAATATAAAAAGAGATGCAATAGTGGATAGTCAAGATAATCAAGAAAGTTTAAAAACTATTATTAAAAAAGAAAAAAGATCTGTTTCACAAGTTATTAAGTGGATTTGGGAAAAGATACTTATTAAAGGTTTTATGGATTTCAAAAATATAATTGTAGAATTTACTAAAGAAGAAATTGTTTTAAAATTTTTAGCAATATTAGAATTAAATAGACAGGGCAAGATTTTGATAAGACAGGAAAAACTTTTTGACAATATTAAGATAATCAAGAGGTAA
- a CDS encoding site-2 protease family protein — MNIPNITLMLLRIPGLLFAMAIHEASHGYVSYLQGDDTPKKQGRLTLNPIVHIDIIGMISLMLLGFGWAKPVMTDPRNYKNPKLGMGLTALAGPLANIFGALLLAILLKVNYKYNFIQNQYLNLIIEQALQLNIFFAIFNMLPIPPLDGSKVLFIFLPASYMNFVYRYEMIGQILLIACLFLAPYLLSYILTPGYLIVSHIINSILGILPF; from the coding sequence ATGAATATTCCAAATATAACATTAATGCTTTTAAGAATACCAGGGCTTTTGTTTGCAATGGCTATTCATGAAGCTTCCCATGGATATGTTTCATATTTACAAGGTGATGATACACCCAAAAAACAAGGAAGACTTACATTAAATCCAATAGTTCATATAGATATTATTGGTATGATATCTCTTATGCTTTTAGGATTTGGTTGGGCAAAGCCTGTTATGACAGACCCAAGAAACTATAAAAACCCAAAACTTGGAATGGGACTAACAGCTTTAGCAGGTCCTTTAGCAAATATTTTTGGAGCCTTATTATTGGCTATATTATTGAAAGTAAATTATAAATATAATTTTATTCAAAACCAATATTTAAATCTAATAATAGAGCAGGCATTACAATTAAATATCTTTTTTGCAATATTTAATATGCTTCCCATACCGCCTTTAGACGGATCAAAGGTATTATTTATATTTCTCCCAGCAAGTTATATGAACTTTGTTTATAGGTACGAAATGATAGGCCAAATTTTATTAATTGCATGTTTATTTTTAGCTCCATACTTACTTTCATACATTTTAACACCTGGATATCTAATTGTCAGTCATATTATTAATAGTATATTAGGCATATTACCTTTTTGA